Below is a window of Candidatus Eisenbacteria bacterium DNA.
TCCGCGAGAAGATCGGGGCGGAAGCGCTCCCCGGCGTCCGGCTCTCGTCCCTCCTCGGCCATCTCGTCGAGCGAATCGAACCCGCGCGATCTCCGCCTGGCGAGCGCCGTAAGACAGAGGTTCCGCAGAATGCGGAAGAACCAAGGGGCGAAGTCGCTCGCCGGATCGAAGCCGCGAATCGCGCGGAACGCGCGGACGAAGGCTTCCTGCGAGATGTCGTACGCCTCCTCGCAGTCTCCGAGCATGCCGAGCGCCGTGAAGTACGCCCGCTTCATGTAGGCGTTCACGATCGGGCCGAACGCTTCTCGATCGCCCTCTCGGCATCGCGCGATCCACTGCCGCTCTTCCTGTCTGTTCATCGGGCGATCGCGATCTCCGATCGAAGCGCCTCACGAGAGCATACCCCGCCGGCGCCTCTCCTATTCACTCGCGCGCTCCCCGGTCCCGCCCTCCAACGGCGGCCGCAAGCGCAAGAACCGAGGACCTTTACACTGCCCGACCATTCTCGTATGTTTATGGATCGGGAGCAAGCCGAACATGGGAAAGACCCCGACCGTTCGAAGCTGGCGGATCTTCTACGATCGTCTGCTCAAGAACGACGAGTATCGGAGCAGCATCGATCCATCGCGATACGGCCCGTACCACACGTACCGGGAGCAGTTCGTCCGCGTCGACCGGCTCCTCAAACGGTATCCGCGAAACATCACCGCGATCCCGATCGGGACAAGCGTCGGCGGCGAGCCGATCTGGGTCTTCCGCGTGTCGAACACGGAAGAGGCGGCGGAACCGCGCGCGTGTTTCCTCGTGTTGTCTCTTCTCCACGCAATCGAGTTCGTCGGCGCCGAGGCGAACCTCGCGCTCTTCCAGCGTTTCGTCGCCAACATGAACAAGAACCCGGCGCTCGCGAACCGCGAGGTTCACTTCCTCCCGATCCTGAATCCCGACGGCTACCTCGAGGTGGAGAGAGAGCTCACGAAGGGGAGAGCGCGCTTTCACCGCGGCAACCGGCGCGGGGTCGATCTCAACAGAAACTTCGGGGCGTTCTTCTCGAGGCGGTACCTATGGCACCGAGTCCTCCGGAAGATCTACGATCCCGGACCGCGCCCCTTCAGCGAGCCGGAAACGGCGGCCCTCCGTTCCCACCTTCTCGAGCACCGCTTCGATTTCGCGCTCTCCCTCCATTCCTTCGGCGGACGATTCCTCTTTCCGTACGGTGGGAAGCGCGAGAAGTCGCGGATCGACTCGTGGTACCGCGAGACCGCGCGGGCGCTCATCGACCAGCAGCCGCATTACGGATACAAGGCGGGCCAGCTCGCACGCGCGTTTCCGCTCTTCCTCGTCCGAGGGAGCGAGGCGGATTACCTTCACGAAACGTTCGGCACGCGAACGCTCGTCGTCGAGATCGGGCGGAACGGCCCTCGTGTTCTCCACCCGCGCAATCTCCTTGCTCCGTTTCCTCTCTTCAATCCGAAGGATCTCCAGCGCGAGCTCGACAACCTGATGGATCCTTTCTTCTTCTTCCTTTCAATGAACCGCGAGAAGCGCGGATAGGACGGAAGGCAGTGAAGCGGAGAACAGCCGGCGCATGCGGAGCCCTCGCCGCCGCATGCCTTGTCGCGGCCTCGATCGCGGGCTGCGGGCCGCGCCCGCAGCCGGTATTCCTCTTCGCCGATTCGACGGCGGTTCGGCTCGAGGCGGGAAGGAAGGATTCGGCGCCCGATCCGGGTCTGGATCCGGCGTGCGAGGATCTCCATGCGCACGCGAGAGAGACCGGCTCGCTCGCGCTACTTCTCGAGGCGGCCGAGTCGCACGGCTGCGAGGTCGCCCGATCGGATCTCGGGTTCCGTCTTCTTCTCCGCGGAAGCCGGGCGCGCGGAAGCGCGCTTCTCAACGATGTAAACGATCAAGTCATGAATCGATTCGAGCGCGCGGCGCACCGCGCCCGGCTCGCGTTCCTCGCGCTCGGCGAGGATTCGCTCCGCGCGGCGGTCGGCCTGCTCGAAAGAGACTACGCGGGACGCTTCGAGACGCTCCTCATCCGGAGCGCGGCGGACCTTCGCGCGGGGAGGCTTCGGGAGGCACGGGAGGGTTTCGAGGAGGGGGCGATCCTCCGGCCCGCGGATCCTCTCCCCCTCGTCCTTCTTGGAGAATCCGCCTTTCGCGACGGCTTCTTCGGCGCGGCGAGCGACGCCTTCCGCCGAGCTCTCGCGCTCGACCCGCGGGATCCTCTCGCGCCGATCGGGCTCGCCTCGATCCTCTACTCGGAGGGTCTCCTTCTCGAGGCCGAGGGTCTCCTCGCGCGCGCTCCCGTCCCGAACCCGCACGGCGTCGAGGGGACAAGGCCCTACTTCCTGCACCGGGCGGCGGAGGCGAACCTTCGTTTCGCCGACGGGAAGTTTCGCATCGCGAGAGAAGTGCTCGCGCGCGCGCGGAACGAGGCGTACCGACTCGGGGACGAGGAGAGTTTGATCGATCTCACCGTCCGTCGCTTCCACGTCTTCCTCGAGGAGGAGGCGACCGATTCCGCCGCCGCCGAGCTCTCCGAGCTCCGTTTCCGGGAAGCGGTCCGCAGAGTCCGTCCGGAAGGACCGGCGGCCGTCCCTTACTACGAAGGGCTTCTCGGCGCCTTTCGAGACGACTACGGCGCGGTTACCGCCAAACGACTGGAGCTCGTGACGATTCCCGGCGCGGACGCGTTTCTCGCGGACCTGATCGAGGGGATCTTCGAGGCGAGAAGAGGATTGGGGGGCGAGGCGGCGATCCCCCTTCGCCGGGCTCTTCGTCGAGGCGAGAGCGCGCTCGCTCGTCACTATCTCGGCCGCGCGTCCATCGCGCGAGCGAGGTGGGGAGACGCGATCGCGAACCTCGAATGGGTCGTCAACCGCGGCGAGTCTCTTCTCGATTCCCCGCTCCTTCTCCCGCTCTCCTATTACTATCTCGGCAGGGCCTTCGAAGAGCGCGGGGACCGCTTGGACGCGGAGCTCGCCTATCGCGAGTTCCTTCACTCCTGGAGGGACGCGGATGCCCATCGCGCGGAAGTCTCGCACGCGCGCGCGTATCTCCGGATCAAGAGCCCGGTTGGAGAGCGCGAGAACCGGTAGGCGGATTCTCTTCCAGACGAAAACATTTTTCTTGCCGTTCCGATCGCTTTGTGCTAAAGTTCCGCGAGGCTTTCCCTCAGCGGCCTCGGCATCGTCCGGAGCGGCTGGAAAACCCGGGGTAGCCGAGAGAGAAGCGAGGCCTTCCGGGAACTAGCGGAACCCCGGAGGGCCGTTCTGTGTCGGGGGAGAGCGGGGCGCGGTCTACTCGCCCGCGGCGAGCCTTCCTCCGTCCACCGGAAGGGCGGCGCCGGTGATGAACGTTCCCTCCACGAGGAGGAAGCGAACGGCGGAGGCGATGTCGTCGGGAGACCCCGCGCGTTTCAAGAGCGTCTTCGAGATCGCTTCTTCCATCGTCTCGACCCCTCGAGCCTCCGGCGGGAGAATCGGACCCGGAAGAATCGCGTTCACGCGAATCCGCGGCGCGAGCGCGGCGGCGAGCCCCCGTGTGAGGCCGATGAGCCCCGCCTTGGAGGCCCCGTACGCGAGATAGCCCGGCCAGAGACGGACGCCGCCAGTGTCGGCGATGTTGACGATCACTCCTTCGTTCATGCGGGAAGCAACCGCTTGCGTGAGGAAGAAGACCGCCTTGAGGTTGACGTCGTGGAAGAGATCCCACTCCTCCTCGGCCGTCTCAAAGAACGGAGTCCTTCCGAACGTGGAGGCGTTGTTCACGAGAAAGTCGATGCGGCCCATCCGGTCCAGAACCGTCTCCGCGAGGCGCCGGATCTCCTCCACCGAACGGAGGTCCGCGCGGAACGCACAAGCACCTTCCCCGGCCTCGCGCGCCGTCGCCTCGGCCTCCCTCGCGGATTGGTCGTAGTGAACCGCCACGCGCGCCCCCTCGCGGGCGAGGCGGAGCGCGATCGCCCTTCCGATGCGCCGCCCCGCGCCGGTGACGAGCGCCACGCGGCCGGCGAGCGGCCTCCCTCTCGCTTCGTTTTCGCTCACGGCATCGGCCTCACATCTCGTGCGGCATTCGGTCCATCGGAGAGCGAAAGAAATGGTCGCCGTCGTAGTTCAAGAAGTTGCTCACGCGGCTCGTGTAGAGACACGCGAAGTCCTTCACTTGATGCCCGAAACGACTCGTCTCCTTCCCCTCTCGGAAGATCGGCCCCCAGACACGGTTGTAGCTCCGCTCGCACTCCTTCCACGTCGCGTCGCTCTGGCGATCCAGCTCCTCGATCTTTCGGCCGCGCGCTCGGATCTCCTCGTCGAGAAGAAGGATCTTCCGTTCACGGCGCGCGCGGGTGCGCGGAACCCGCTCGCTTCGATTGAGAAGCTCGAGCCGCGCCTTCTCCCTCTCAAGGGAAGATCTCTCCATGTCGATCCGGTCCCGCTCCTCCGAAAGCGCCGAGTAGAGCCTCAGCTTCGGCCCGATCTGCAGCGTGACCTTGAGCTCGAGTTCGAGCTCGAGCACCACCATCGCCGTCCGCCATCCGGCCGATTTCTTCGCCCGGAGAATATCCCCGTACGTGTGATCGCCGAAGTAGAGGATCTCGTCGCCCCGGAAGCCGAGCTTCGCCTCGAGGAAGCGCACGTTCCCCCCCTTCCCCGCGCACGGATGAAGGGCCTTCCGATGCGGCCGCGGCGCGACCGCCTTCTTTCCGTCGAAGAAGTCCGGCTTCTTCGCGTCGGTGATCACGACATCGAAGAATCGGCGCCACTCCGCGGCGTCCTCCCCCTTTCGCTCCCGGAGAAGATGGCGCATCAAGACGTCCGTGTAGTAGTACTCCGAGTTCGTGAGCAGGAAGAGCTTCTTTCCCCACGAGCGAAAGCGCTCGAGGGTCTGAAGAAGCTTGACATCGCTTTGAATGAATCGCGAAGGATTCTCGCGAATGACGCTCTTGATGCTTCCGTCCGCGTGCGCCTGATCGATCGTCTCGCGGACGTCCCGGTAGATCTTTCGGAAGTCCGGCTGCTCCCCGCTCTCCTCGAGCCGATCGATGATCGAAAGAAAGAGATAGACCTCGGGCAGATGGAAAAGTGTGTCGACCGAGGAGTAGTTCTTCGAGGAGAGGCTGACGTGGCGGCGCCGGTAGAGCGCCAGCTTCTCTCGCGAGAGCTCCTTCCTTCCGTGGAACGCGCGCGTGACGAAGTTGTGGTAGTTCGTCTTCAGGATGTTCCCGCGGAGATGGTCGATCACGAGCCCGCGGATCACGAACTCCGGGTCGTACCGGATCGCAGCGATC
It encodes the following:
- a CDS encoding SDR family oxidoreductase, which codes for MSENEARGRPLAGRVALVTGAGRRIGRAIALRLAREGARVAVHYDQSAREAEATAREAGEGACAFRADLRSVEEIRRLAETVLDRMGRIDFLVNNASTFGRTPFFETAEEEWDLFHDVNLKAVFFLTQAVASRMNEGVIVNIADTGGVRLWPGYLAYGASKAGLIGLTRGLAAALAPRIRVNAILPGPILPPEARGVETMEEAISKTLLKRAGSPDDIASAVRFLLVEGTFITGAALPVDGGRLAAGE
- a CDS encoding sigma-70 family RNA polymerase sigma factor, translated to MNRQEERQWIARCREGDREAFGPIVNAYMKRAYFTALGMLGDCEEAYDISQEAFVRAFRAIRGFDPASDFAPWFFRILRNLCLTALARRRSRGFDSLDEMAEEGREPDAGERFRPDLLAERSEAAERVWRGLAALDLKSREVIVLKDLEGYRYREIAEILGVPIGTVMSRLFHARQKLKERLIGGEGPRAV
- a CDS encoding HAD-IG family 5'-nucleotidase — encoded protein: MANDKGPFERLFPAVSSAEERRIPRRQRVFVNRNLRLPSIGAIGFDLDHTLAHYDPLPVEELAFRVTQQRLVRKRGYPPAIAAIRYDPEFVIRGLVIDHLRGNILKTNYHNFVTRAFHGRKELSREKLALYRRRHVSLSSKNYSSVDTLFHLPEVYLFLSIIDRLEESGEQPDFRKIYRDVRETIDQAHADGSIKSVIRENPSRFIQSDVKLLQTLERFRSWGKKLFLLTNSEYYYTDVLMRHLLRERKGEDAAEWRRFFDVVITDAKKPDFFDGKKAVAPRPHRKALHPCAGKGGNVRFLEAKLGFRGDEILYFGDHTYGDILRAKKSAGWRTAMVVLELELELKVTLQIGPKLRLYSALSEERDRIDMERSSLEREKARLELLNRSERVPRTRARRERKILLLDEEIRARGRKIEELDRQSDATWKECERSYNRVWGPIFREGKETSRFGHQVKDFACLYTSRVSNFLNYDGDHFFRSPMDRMPHEM